From Mucilaginibacter inviolabilis, a single genomic window includes:
- a CDS encoding ABC transporter ATP-binding protein, which produces MITINDVHKTFNKGKANQVNAVNGITLTITEGEFLVIVGSNGSGKTTLLNLVAGSVFPDVGSISIDENNVSKLPDYRRSQWIARVFQNPVSGTASDLSILDNFRLAAIRTRAKGLSIGINDKFKQQVKEKIATLGMGLENKVEQSMGTLSGGQRQALTLLMSVMDSCKVLLLDEPTAALDPRSAEVVMRTADKLIADFKLTAILITHNLKDAYNYGTRIIQMSEGLLLRDLNNKQKSDLKQNDLFDWFS; this is translated from the coding sequence ATGATAACGATAAACGACGTACATAAGACGTTTAATAAAGGTAAAGCCAACCAGGTTAACGCGGTTAATGGCATCACTCTGACCATTACCGAAGGGGAGTTCCTGGTGATCGTGGGCTCTAATGGTTCGGGTAAAACCACTTTACTCAACTTAGTAGCTGGAAGCGTATTTCCGGATGTTGGGAGTATCAGCATAGACGAAAATAACGTGAGCAAACTACCCGATTATCGCCGTAGCCAATGGATAGCGCGCGTTTTCCAGAACCCGGTAAGCGGTACTGCATCCGATCTAAGTATTCTGGATAACTTTAGATTAGCAGCTATCCGCACCAGGGCCAAAGGCCTATCTATTGGTATCAATGATAAATTCAAACAGCAGGTAAAGGAAAAAATAGCCACCCTGGGCATGGGACTGGAAAATAAGGTAGAGCAATCCATGGGTACACTATCCGGTGGGCAGCGCCAGGCTTTAACGCTGTTGATGAGTGTGATGGATAGCTGCAAAGTTCTGTTGCTGGATGAACCTACCGCTGCGCTCGACCCTCGATCGGCAGAGGTGGTGATGCGTACAGCTGATAAACTCATCGCTGATTTTAAACTGACTGCCATACTGATCACCCATAATCTCAAAGATGCCTACAATTATGGCACACGGATCATACAGATGAGCGAAGGACTCTTACTGCGCGATCTGAACAACAAACAAAAGTCAGATTTAAAGCAAAATGACCTTTTTGACTGGTTCAGCTAA
- a CDS encoding tetratricopeptide repeat protein: MNTYYTIEEKYLQAIDKISYGKTPKALKLLNEIISNDPLYARAHHQLGMIYYYEIKDYQTAGYHFKTCMELEPSFPDNYTHYLDLLVFLNMEKLVNTISTKALNTQGADTAGIYDLLGLFYEKNKQWTKAQEAYQKAFMEVTDNKEKADIEMSLNRVRSKMKQTLAYTYQITE; encoded by the coding sequence ATGAACACTTACTATACTATCGAAGAGAAGTATCTACAGGCTATCGATAAGATATCATACGGGAAAACACCCAAAGCTCTTAAACTACTGAACGAGATCATCAGCAACGACCCATTATATGCACGTGCTCATCACCAATTGGGGATGATATATTATTATGAGATTAAGGATTACCAAACTGCGGGATATCACTTCAAAACCTGCATGGAATTGGAGCCATCCTTCCCGGATAACTATACGCATTACCTTGATCTGTTGGTTTTTCTGAACATGGAGAAGCTGGTGAACACCATATCAACTAAGGCATTAAATACACAGGGGGCCGACACGGCAGGTATTTATGATCTGCTGGGCTTGTTCTATGAAAAGAACAAACAATGGACAAAAGCTCAGGAGGCCTATCAGAAAGCCTTTATGGAAGTAACCGATAACAAGGAAAAAGCTGATATTGAAATGAGCTTGAATCGGGTACGTTCAAAAATGAAACAAACTTTGGCTTATACTTATCAGATAACAGAGTAA
- a CDS encoding c-type cytochrome: protein MDFKKAPLIIFASVLFAVTGLQAQTKYKAKGPVKHPAVGLKASIAAGQKVFTQYCVSCHQADALGVPHMNPPLVKTTYVLGDKTKLIKIILNGFNEDVEINGETYSNSMASHDFLKDQEIADVLTFVRNSFGNKASAITAAQVKAVRATNKKS, encoded by the coding sequence ATGGACTTTAAAAAAGCCCCGCTAATCATATTCGCATCTGTGTTGTTTGCCGTAACAGGCCTTCAGGCTCAAACCAAATATAAGGCTAAAGGACCGGTAAAACACCCAGCAGTTGGCTTAAAAGCTTCAATTGCAGCCGGTCAAAAGGTATTTACCCAATACTGTGTATCATGCCACCAGGCCGATGCCCTGGGGGTACCACACATGAATCCGCCATTGGTTAAAACAACCTATGTTTTAGGCGACAAAACTAAATTGATAAAAATTATTCTGAACGGTTTTAACGAAGATGTAGAAATCAATGGCGAAACCTACTCCAACAGTATGGCCTCGCACGATTTCCTGAAAGATCAGGAAATTGCCGATGTACTCACCTTTGTGCGTAACAGCTTCGGCAATAAAGCCTCTGCTATTACCGCCGCTCAAGTAAAAGCCGTACGGGCGACTAATAAAAAGAGCTAA
- a CDS encoding PQQ-dependent sugar dehydrogenase, with amino-acid sequence MKNRKLFSALLPVAAIAGFILFNACKSGEPANNGKDSVATTTPTTDGGTGLKLPEGFNAAVIADKLGGTREIAVTPQGDIYVKLNRAKNGKGILFLHQEGDKATVKTGFGTFGGTGVYVKNGYLYASSDEEVFRYKLNAQNEVINPDQPEKIVTGLLSRREHEAKAITLDNDGNLYVNIGAYSNSCQVEDRKKGSPGQKGCPILDSAGGIWQFKADKLNQHYGDGIRYATGLRNVVGFDWNQQNNQLYVMQHGRDQLHDLFPDMFTTKQSAILPAECMYALKKGDNAGWPYMYYDQEQHKKILMPEYGGDGKKEGGQGAIDPVVAFPGHLAPNGLLFYTGNQFPEKYKNGAFIAFHGSWNRAPEPQAGYFVVFQPFKDGKPSGEWEVFADGFAGTAAQTASGRAEHRPCGLAQGPDGSLYVTDDNQGTIYKITYKK; translated from the coding sequence ATGAAGAACAGAAAATTATTTTCAGCATTGCTGCCTGTTGCAGCAATAGCGGGGTTCATATTATTTAATGCCTGCAAGAGCGGTGAACCCGCCAATAACGGCAAAGATTCCGTGGCCACAACCACACCAACTACCGATGGTGGCACCGGATTAAAGCTTCCCGAGGGCTTTAACGCTGCTGTTATTGCCGATAAATTGGGTGGTACGCGTGAAATTGCGGTAACCCCACAAGGCGATATTTATGTTAAACTTAACCGCGCCAAAAACGGTAAAGGTATCTTGTTCCTGCACCAGGAAGGTGATAAAGCTACTGTAAAAACAGGCTTTGGCACCTTTGGCGGTACTGGTGTATATGTTAAAAACGGTTATCTGTATGCGTCATCAGACGAGGAGGTTTTCCGTTATAAACTGAACGCGCAAAACGAGGTGATCAATCCTGATCAACCTGAGAAAATTGTGACCGGCTTGCTAAGTCGCCGTGAACATGAGGCCAAGGCTATTACGCTTGATAATGATGGTAACCTTTATGTAAACATCGGTGCCTACTCCAACTCCTGCCAGGTAGAAGACCGCAAAAAAGGTTCACCGGGTCAAAAAGGCTGCCCTATTTTGGACTCAGCAGGAGGTATATGGCAGTTTAAAGCCGACAAGCTGAATCAACACTATGGCGATGGTATTCGTTATGCCACAGGCCTCCGCAACGTGGTTGGCTTCGATTGGAATCAACAAAACAACCAGTTATATGTAATGCAGCATGGCCGCGATCAGTTGCATGATCTTTTCCCTGACATGTTTACCACCAAACAATCAGCCATTTTACCAGCCGAATGTATGTATGCCCTTAAAAAAGGGGATAATGCCGGCTGGCCCTACATGTACTATGACCAGGAACAACACAAAAAGATTTTAATGCCCGAATATGGTGGCGATGGCAAAAAAGAAGGAGGTCAGGGCGCTATTGACCCCGTTGTCGCTTTTCCGGGTCACCTTGCTCCTAACGGCCTGTTATTTTACACAGGCAATCAATTCCCCGAAAAATATAAGAACGGCGCTTTCATCGCTTTCCACGGTTCCTGGAACCGTGCGCCTGAGCCACAAGCTGGCTATTTCGTAGTATTTCAACCATTTAAGGATGGCAAACCAAGCGGCGAGTGGGAAGTATTTGCTGATGGTTTTGCAGGTACTGCAGCACAAACAGCTTCTGGCCGTGCCGAACATCGCCCATGCGGCCTGGCCCAAGGCCCAGATGGCTCACTTTATGTGACCGACGATAACCAGGGAACTATTTACAAAATAACTTATAAAAAATAA
- a CDS encoding LacI family DNA-binding transcriptional regulator yields the protein MKKKLSIVDIANSLNISKTTVSFILNGRAREKRISEELVERVLKYVKEVGYKPNSLAKSLRTGKSNIIGLLVQDISNNFFATIARQIEDRAYKNGYKIIYSSTDNDTQKTQELIAMFRDRHVDGYIIVPPEGIEEDISSLIKDGLPVVLFDRYLPGVETDYVVVDNLFSTYNATRYLIDKGYKNIAFISFNNQQTQMADRLSGYNKAMTQGKLKTSIKEVDFYQDEKLMTEPIMAFLNEHPETDAILFGNNHLGTCGLKVLRKLDKKVPEDIALICFDDYEVFELCNPPLTAIAQPIDAIADKVITLLLNRLNTSVENGVKQQVILTTDLRVRKSTK from the coding sequence TTGAAGAAGAAATTATCTATCGTTGATATTGCCAACAGCCTGAACATATCGAAAACCACTGTATCCTTTATTCTGAATGGCCGGGCACGCGAAAAACGGATAAGCGAAGAACTGGTTGAACGTGTATTAAAATATGTAAAAGAAGTTGGTTATAAGCCAAATTCGCTGGCAAAAAGTCTGCGTACCGGCAAATCAAATATTATAGGTTTATTGGTACAGGACATATCCAATAATTTTTTTGCTACCATAGCCCGTCAGATTGAAGATCGGGCATATAAAAACGGTTATAAAATTATTTATAGCAGTACCGATAACGATACCCAAAAAACCCAGGAGCTGATAGCCATGTTTCGCGACAGACATGTTGACGGATATATCATCGTTCCGCCGGAGGGTATTGAGGAAGATATCAGCTCCCTGATCAAGGATGGCCTACCTGTGGTATTGTTTGACAGGTATTTGCCCGGAGTAGAAACCGATTATGTGGTGGTTGATAATTTGTTCAGCACTTACAATGCAACCCGGTATCTTATTGATAAAGGGTATAAAAATATTGCCTTTATCAGCTTTAATAACCAGCAAACACAAATGGCCGACAGGCTCAGTGGCTATAACAAAGCCATGACCCAAGGTAAACTTAAAACCAGTATTAAAGAGGTTGATTTTTACCAGGATGAAAAACTGATGACCGAGCCGATCATGGCTTTTCTGAATGAACATCCGGAAACCGATGCTATCTTATTCGGCAATAATCATTTAGGGACATGCGGACTTAAAGTGCTCCGAAAACTGGATAAAAAAGTGCCGGAAGATATCGCCCTGATATGTTTTGATGATTATGAGGTTTTTGAACTCTGTAATCCGCCGTTAACAGCTATAGCGCAGCCCATTGATGCCATTGCCGATAAGGTGATTACCCTATTGCTTAACAGGCTCAATACTTCTGTAGAGAACGGTGTAAAACAACAAGTGATATTAACCACTGATCTGAGAGTGAGAAAATCAACCAAATAA
- a CDS encoding serine hydrolase domain-containing protein, translating to MKKILLLLLFVSTGLGAFAQGVTLQVGNPVAEKFSVERLQRIDHLIESNIDSGYINGAVALIARNGKIVYNKSFGIADVEQKKLMENDNIFRIASQTKAITSVAVMMLFEEGKFLLDEPISKYIPAFAHPKVIDLYNEKDTTYTTVPAKREITIRDLLTHTSGIEYAQIGSPRMNAIYAKSKIPGGFVADKIRLADAMDRLGKLPLTHQPGEKWTYGLNIDVLGYLVEKVSGKTLDQFFKERIFDPLGMKDTYFYIPATKQNRLVAVYTPDKQGHLVRWSASTLPGIDVDYPKTAGTYFSGGAGLSSTIKDYATFLQMMLNGGIYNGQRLLARHTVEMMTENQIGDLYINADKDKFGLGFGITTQASSTKLGISPGSFAWGGFYGTLYWVDPKEHLVCLLFVQNWPFPHNAIQDKFRALVYQALAD from the coding sequence ATGAAAAAGATCTTACTGCTTTTATTATTCGTTAGCACTGGTTTAGGCGCCTTCGCGCAAGGCGTTACCTTACAGGTTGGTAACCCGGTAGCAGAAAAGTTTTCTGTTGAAAGGTTACAACGTATTGATCATTTGATAGAATCCAATATCGATTCGGGGTATATCAACGGAGCTGTTGCCCTCATAGCCCGGAACGGTAAAATTGTGTACAACAAGTCGTTCGGTATTGCCGATGTGGAGCAAAAAAAGCTGATGGAAAATGATAACATATTCCGCATTGCTTCACAAACTAAGGCCATTACCAGTGTTGCGGTCATGATGTTATTTGAAGAAGGAAAGTTTTTGCTGGACGAGCCTATCTCCAAATATATTCCTGCATTCGCCCACCCCAAGGTGATCGATCTGTATAACGAAAAAGATACCACCTACACTACGGTGCCCGCCAAACGCGAAATAACCATCCGCGATCTGCTTACCCATACATCGGGTATTGAATACGCGCAGATCGGTTCGCCCAGGATGAATGCCATTTATGCCAAATCGAAAATTCCCGGAGGCTTTGTAGCCGACAAGATACGCCTGGCCGATGCCATGGACAGATTGGGTAAATTACCCTTAACTCATCAACCAGGTGAAAAATGGACTTATGGTTTGAATATAGATGTACTGGGTTACCTGGTTGAAAAAGTATCGGGTAAAACATTGGATCAGTTTTTTAAAGAACGCATATTTGATCCGCTGGGGATGAAAGACACTTACTTTTATATACCAGCCACCAAACAAAACCGCCTGGTAGCGGTTTATACACCCGATAAACAAGGACATCTGGTAAGATGGAGCGCATCTACATTGCCTGGTATTGATGTAGATTATCCTAAAACTGCAGGCACTTATTTTTCGGGAGGGGCAGGTTTAAGTTCAACAATTAAGGATTATGCTACCTTTTTGCAAATGATGCTGAACGGAGGAATTTATAACGGTCAGCGGTTATTGGCCCGGCATACGGTTGAAATGATGACCGAGAACCAGATAGGCGATCTGTATATTAATGCGGATAAAGATAAATTTGGCTTAGGCTTTGGCATCACAACTCAGGCAAGCTCAACCAAATTGGGTATAAGCCCAGGTTCATTTGCCTGGGGTGGTTTTTATGGAACTTTGTATTGGGTTGATCCTAAAGAGCACCTGGTTTGTCTGCTTTTTGTACAAAACTGGCCTTTCCCTCATAACGCTATACAGGATAAATTCCGCGCCCTGGTTTACCAGGCTTTGGCAGATTGA
- a CDS encoding arylesterase, giving the protein MYKFKLTFLLFATLALAACDQNKKPATEEAAKNSAATQPDATATKTVLFFGDSLTAGYGLDDPSEAFPGVIKDKIDSLKLPYKVVNAGLSGETTAGGNARLDWLLKQKVDIFILELGANDGLRGIPVSETHKNLQSIIDKVKAKYPEVKIVLLGMQVPPNMGADYVNKFKAVFPDLAAKNHAQLVPFLLQGVAGIPALNQADGIHPTAQGAKIAANNVWGVLKDVL; this is encoded by the coding sequence ATGTACAAATTCAAATTAACGTTCCTGTTATTCGCCACACTTGCTTTAGCAGCCTGCGATCAAAATAAAAAACCGGCTACTGAAGAGGCGGCTAAAAACAGCGCAGCCACCCAGCCGGATGCGACAGCGACAAAAACAGTTTTGTTTTTTGGTGATAGCTTAACCGCAGGCTACGGCTTGGATGATCCATCTGAGGCTTTCCCGGGCGTGATCAAGGATAAGATCGATTCGCTGAAACTTCCCTACAAAGTGGTTAACGCGGGTTTAAGCGGCGAAACTACAGCTGGCGGCAATGCACGTTTAGACTGGCTGCTGAAACAAAAGGTAGATATTTTTATACTGGAGCTTGGCGCTAACGATGGTCTGCGCGGTATCCCGGTAAGTGAGACGCATAAAAACCTGCAGAGTATCATCGACAAAGTAAAAGCTAAATACCCTGAGGTAAAAATTGTACTATTGGGCATGCAGGTTCCGCCGAATATGGGTGCCGATTATGTTAATAAATTCAAGGCCGTTTTTCCTGATCTGGCAGCCAAAAACCACGCTCAACTGGTACCCTTTCTTTTACAGGGTGTAGCGGGTATACCTGCATTGAACCAGGCTGACGGTATCCACCCTACTGCACAGGGAGCCAAAATAGCGGCCAATAATGTCTGGGGAGTTTTAAAAGACGTTTTGTAA
- a CDS encoding ABC transporter permease, protein METNPVNYHRKMNIPWLFNMAWRDSRKNRSRLFLFISAIVFGIAALVAIYAFKYNVQNDINGQAATLIGADLAVSGNKPADAHLKKLLDSLGDERSQERSFASMAYFPKSQGTRLVQVRALQGNFPYYGAIETTPEQAGTSFKKGQMAVVDKTLMLQFNAHVGDSIKIGNSQFLITGILNRAPGQAGAVAGIAPVVYIPMQYLEQTGLVKIGSRVNYSFYYKFTKPINLDKLTKKLDPMLDKAGMRYETIEGRKENTGRNFGDLSRFLSLVGFVALLLGCVGVASAVHIYVREKIASIAIMRCLGVKASEAFLIYLIQIVGIGLIGSVIGAGLGTAIQHLLPVVFKDFIPFTISVQISWMAIGQGILLGVIISLLFALLPLISVRNVSPLNTLRLSFDDTVLSRDPLRWLVYLLILLFIITFTYFQLDSWLGSLFFTLGILVAFMILSAVAWLLMRLTKLLISGSWSYLWRQGFANLYRPNNQTLILMVSIGLSTMFICILFLVQNLLIGQVTLSSSGNQSNMILFDIQNSQKDSVARLTRQQGLPVLQQVPIVTLRIEQINGKTAADLQKDSTIKIPHGVFAYEYRVTFRDSLSESEKLTDGKWIGKATPGKDIPVSVEENLSHRANLKIGDKIVFNVQGVEMPAYVASIRKVNWGKVQTNFQVVFPTGVLEDAPQFQVLLTHVPSNKVSASLQRAIVHSFPNVSIIDLGLVLSVLDELLSKISYVIRFMSAFSIITGVVVLVASVRISKYQRIQESVLLRTLGASRRQIFAITALEYLFLGSLSALTGIVIAFGGSWLLAKYSFEIPYTVNYLPALILFFVISILTVIIGLLNSRGVLNKPPLEILRNNA, encoded by the coding sequence ATGGAAACTAATCCTGTTAATTATCATCGAAAAATGAATATCCCCTGGCTGTTTAATATGGCCTGGCGCGATAGCCGTAAAAACCGCTCGAGGTTATTTCTGTTCATATCTGCTATTGTATTTGGTATTGCCGCGCTGGTAGCTATTTACGCGTTTAAGTATAACGTTCAAAATGACATCAACGGACAGGCTGCTACCCTGATCGGCGCCGATCTTGCGGTATCAGGTAACAAACCGGCAGATGCACATCTGAAAAAGTTATTAGATTCATTGGGTGACGAACGCTCGCAGGAACGCAGCTTTGCTTCGATGGCCTATTTCCCCAAAAGCCAGGGTACAAGGCTGGTACAGGTACGGGCGTTACAGGGTAATTTCCCCTACTATGGAGCTATTGAAACTACTCCGGAACAAGCAGGTACCTCCTTCAAAAAAGGTCAAATGGCTGTGGTTGATAAAACCCTGATGCTGCAATTTAACGCGCACGTGGGCGATTCTATTAAGATTGGCAACAGTCAATTTCTAATTACCGGGATCTTAAACCGCGCACCCGGGCAAGCTGGTGCAGTAGCCGGTATAGCGCCGGTGGTTTATATTCCTATGCAATATTTGGAGCAAACCGGACTGGTCAAGATTGGCAGCCGGGTAAATTATAGCTTCTACTATAAGTTCACCAAACCCATAAACCTGGATAAGCTCACCAAAAAGCTCGACCCTATGCTGGATAAAGCTGGTATGCGGTACGAAACTATTGAGGGGCGAAAAGAAAACACTGGTCGTAATTTTGGCGACCTGAGTCGTTTTTTATCCTTGGTTGGTTTTGTTGCCTTACTATTGGGTTGTGTGGGTGTGGCCAGCGCTGTTCATATTTATGTACGGGAGAAGATCGCTTCTATCGCCATCATGCGCTGTTTGGGCGTAAAAGCATCCGAAGCATTTCTGATCTACTTGATCCAGATTGTGGGTATTGGGCTCATTGGTTCTGTTATAGGAGCTGGTTTGGGCACGGCGATACAACATCTGCTGCCCGTGGTATTTAAAGATTTTATCCCATTCACCATATCTGTTCAAATTTCGTGGATGGCTATTGGTCAGGGTATTTTATTAGGAGTGATCATCTCCTTGCTTTTTGCTTTGTTGCCGTTGATATCGGTACGCAATGTATCACCATTAAACACACTGCGATTATCATTTGATGATACAGTATTATCACGTGATCCCTTGCGCTGGTTAGTATACCTGCTGATCCTGCTGTTTATCATCACTTTTACTTATTTTCAGTTAGATAGCTGGTTAGGGAGCTTGTTCTTTACGCTGGGTATATTGGTTGCTTTTATGATACTATCAGCAGTAGCCTGGCTATTGATGCGTTTGACTAAATTACTGATCAGTGGTTCATGGAGCTATTTGTGGCGACAAGGCTTTGCCAATTTATACCGCCCCAATAACCAAACGCTTATACTCATGGTATCCATAGGTTTAAGTACGATGTTCATTTGCATATTGTTTCTTGTTCAGAATTTGCTTATTGGCCAGGTTACCTTGTCAAGCAGTGGTAATCAATCCAATATGATCTTGTTTGATATACAAAACAGTCAGAAGGATTCCGTTGCCCGTTTAACCCGCCAGCAGGGGTTACCGGTGCTGCAGCAAGTACCTATTGTGACTTTGCGCATAGAACAGATCAATGGAAAAACCGCTGCCGATTTGCAGAAAGATTCGACCATCAAAATCCCGCATGGTGTTTTTGCTTATGAGTACCGCGTTACTTTCCGCGATTCCCTTTCCGAATCTGAAAAACTAACAGATGGTAAATGGATTGGCAAAGCAACGCCAGGGAAAGACATTCCTGTTTCTGTGGAAGAAAACCTATCGCACCGCGCCAATCTCAAAATTGGCGACAAAATAGTTTTTAATGTTCAGGGTGTAGAAATGCCAGCTTATGTGGCCAGCATCCGTAAAGTGAACTGGGGTAAGGTACAAACCAACTTCCAGGTAGTTTTCCCAACAGGTGTTCTGGAAGATGCACCGCAGTTCCAGGTATTGTTGACACATGTGCCATCTAACAAAGTATCAGCTTCACTTCAGCGGGCTATTGTCCATAGCTTTCCCAATGTTTCTATTATCGATCTGGGCCTGGTTTTAAGCGTATTGGATGAGTTATTAAGCAAAATAAGCTATGTAATCCGCTTTATGAGCGCGTTTAGTATTATAACCGGTGTGGTGGTATTGGTAGCTTCGGTGCGTATCAGTAAATACCAACGCATACAGGAGAGTGTGCTGCTGCGTACATTAGGTGCAAGTCGCAGGCAAATTTTTGCCATTACCGCACTGGAATATCTGTTCCTGGGCTCTTTATCTGCCCTTACCGGTATCGTGATTGCCTTTGGTGGCAGCTGGTTATTGGCTAAGTACAGTTTTGAGATACCTTATACCGTTAATTATCTGCCGGCACTGATATTATTTTTCGTTATATCCATACTAACCGTTATTATTGGTTTGTTAAATAGCCGGGGCGTTTTAAACAAACCGCCGCTCGAAATATTACGCAATAACGCTTAA
- a CDS encoding ABC transporter ATP-binding protein: METILNIADLGKTYQSAGRTLTVLHDINFSIAAGSTNAIVGPSGSGKTTLLGLCAGLDRSSAGAVELNGINLGNLTEDQRAQVRNQYVGFIFQNFQLLPTLTALENVMVPLELRNEKNIRARALDLLDKVGLADRGHHYPSQLSGGEQQRVSLARAFSNSPKILFADEPTGNLDAETSEKVVKLLFDLNKEAGTTLVLVTHDLDLAAKTQRIIRIKGGQLIADEKTING, translated from the coding sequence TTGGAAACTATACTCAACATTGCAGATCTGGGCAAAACCTACCAAAGTGCAGGACGCACGCTCACTGTACTTCATGATATTAATTTCAGCATTGCTGCCGGCTCTACCAATGCGATTGTAGGCCCTTCGGGCAGTGGTAAAACTACCTTATTGGGCTTATGCGCCGGGCTTGATCGTTCCAGTGCAGGAGCAGTAGAACTAAACGGCATTAACCTGGGTAATTTAACCGAAGATCAACGCGCACAGGTACGCAACCAGTACGTAGGTTTTATATTTCAAAATTTCCAGTTACTGCCAACATTAACAGCCCTGGAAAATGTAATGGTTCCCCTGGAGCTTCGTAACGAGAAAAATATACGTGCAAGAGCGTTAGACCTGCTGGATAAAGTAGGCCTGGCCGATCGCGGACACCACTACCCTTCTCAATTATCAGGTGGTGAACAACAACGAGTTTCGCTGGCACGCGCCTTTTCCAACTCGCCCAAAATATTATTTGCCGACGAACCTACCGGAAATCTGGATGCGGAAACCAGCGAAAAAGTAGTAAAGCTCCTCTTTGATCTGAATAAAGAAGCAGGCACTACACTTGTTCTGGTTACTCACGACCTGGATCTGGCTGCAAAAACACAGCGCATTATCCGGATAAAAGGGGGGCAGTTGATAGCGGATGAAAAAACAATTAACGGTTAG
- a CDS encoding GNAT family N-acetyltransferase, protein MSSTFSPEADYTLEDEWILIRPLITDDYKNLLPFALYEPNIWEYSPISAKGADGMRNYIDRALKGRSEGNEYPFIIYDKKAGEYAGSTRFYDIQAANQALEIGYTWYGEKFRGTGLNKHCKFLLLQLAFEELDMKRVGFRAHAKNERSIAAMKSIGCTVEGIIRSHLPLPDGTRRDSILLSILQHEWFDGVKEMLQTKL, encoded by the coding sequence ATGAGCTCAACATTTTCGCCGGAGGCCGATTATACTTTAGAAGATGAATGGATATTGATCAGACCCTTAATTACCGACGATTATAAAAACCTGCTTCCTTTTGCCTTATATGAACCGAATATTTGGGAATATTCACCTATAAGCGCCAAAGGAGCTGATGGCATGCGTAATTATATTGATCGTGCTCTTAAGGGCAGATCCGAAGGCAACGAATACCCATTTATTATATATGATAAAAAAGCAGGAGAATACGCAGGCAGTACCCGTTTTTATGATATACAAGCAGCTAACCAGGCGCTGGAAATAGGTTATACCTGGTATGGTGAAAAATTCAGGGGAACTGGTCTTAATAAGCACTGTAAATTCTTATTGCTGCAACTGGCTTTTGAAGAGCTGGATATGAAACGTGTAGGTTTTCGCGCACATGCTAAAAACGAACGCAGTATTGCCGCTATGAAAAGTATAGGTTGTACAGTTGAAGGCATTATCCGCAGCCATTTACCACTTCCGGATGGAACCCGTCGCGATTCTATTCTGCTGAGCATTTTACAACACGAATGGTTTGATGGCGTGAAAGAAATGCTGCAAACTAAGCTGTAA
- a CDS encoding MarR family winged helix-turn-helix transcriptional regulator — MKPVVQLIEEWTAFEDTNNEHSVEAFCRYYLRKQQPKPKHTNEHIMNGVNLLKTIGRILKAYSVYFRSAVSHADMPAPENFYYLHSLNHLGEVKKSDLINDMFAETTTGMEIINKLIREKKITERTSPDDKRAKLIKITEKGIITLSEYYKISATATAMMFKGMSDDVLIDCNEMLEHCAQHNSVLAVELKNKPFPQMYERVMEQ; from the coding sequence ATGAAGCCAGTTGTGCAATTAATAGAAGAATGGACTGCTTTTGAGGATACCAACAATGAGCATTCTGTAGAAGCTTTTTGCAGGTATTACCTTCGAAAACAACAACCCAAGCCCAAACATACAAATGAACATATTATGAATGGTGTGAACCTGTTGAAAACTATAGGTCGCATTTTGAAAGCGTACTCCGTCTATTTCAGGTCGGCAGTTAGCCATGCAGACATGCCGGCCCCGGAAAACTTTTACTATTTGCACAGTTTGAATCACTTAGGTGAAGTAAAAAAGAGCGATTTGATTAATGATATGTTTGCCGAAACAACCACCGGTATGGAGATCATTAATAAACTTATCCGGGAAAAAAAGATAACAGAACGCACCTCTCCCGACGATAAACGCGCCAAATTGATCAAGATAACCGAAAAAGGCATCATTACACTTAGCGAGTACTATAAAATATCGGCCACAGCCACAGCAATGATGTTTAAAGGTATGAGCGATGATGTTTTAATTGATTGCAATGAGATGCTTGAACATTGTGCACAACACAATTCTGTTTTAGCGGTTGAATTAAAAAATAAGCCATTTCCGCAGATGTATGAGCGGGTGATGGAACAATAA